In one window of Lynx canadensis isolate LIC74 chromosome A3, mLynCan4.pri.v2, whole genome shotgun sequence DNA:
- the DCTN1 gene encoding dynactin subunit 1 isoform X2: MAQSKRHMYSRTPSGSRMSAEASARPLRVGSRVEVIGKGHRGTVAYVGATLFATGKWVGVILDEAKGKNDGTVQGRKYFTCDEGHGIFVRQSQIQVFEDGADTTSPETPDSSASKVLKREGTDSAAKTSKLRGLKPKKAPTARKTTTRRPKPTRPASTGVAGASSSLGPSGSASAGELSSSEPSTPAQTPLAAPIIPTPALTSPGAAPPLPSPSKEEEGLRAQVRDLEEKLETLRLKRAEDKAKLKELEKHKIQLEQVQEWKSKMQEQQADLQRRLKEARKEAKEALEAKERYMEEMADTADAIEMATLDKEMAEERAESLQQEVEALKERVDELTTDLEILKAEIEEKGSDGAASSYQLKQLEEQNARLKDALVRMRDLSSSEKQEHVKLQKLMEKKNQELEVVRQQRERLQEELSQAESTIDELKEQVDAALGAEEMVEMLTDRNLNLEEKVRELRETVGDLEAMNEMNDELQENARETELELREQLDMAGARVREAQKRVEAAQETVADYQQTIKKYRQLTAHLQDVNRELTNQQEASVERQQQPPPETFDFKIKFAETKAHAKAIEMELRQMEVAQANRHMSLLTAFMPDSFLRPGGDHDCVLVLLLMPRLICKAELIRKQAQEKFELSENCSERPGLRGAAGEQLSFAAGLVYSLSLLQATLHRYEHALSQCNVDVYKKVGSLYPEMSAHERSLDFLIELLHKDQLDETVNVEPLTKAIKYYQHLYSIHLAEQPEDSTMQLADHIKFTQSALDCMSVEVGRLRAFLQGGQEASDIALLLRDLETSCSDIRQFCKKIRRRMPGTDAPGIPAALAFGPQVSDTLLDCRKHLTWVVAVLQEVAAAAAQLIAPLAENEGLPVAALEELAFKASEQIYGTPSSSPYECLRQSSNILISTMNKLATAMQEGEYDAERPPSKPPPVELRAAALRAEITDAEGLGLKLEDRETVIKELKKSLKIKGEELSEANVRLSLLEKKLDSAAKDADERIEKVQTRLEETQALLRKKEKEFEETMDALQADIDQLEAEKAELKQRLNSQSKRTIEGLRGPPPSGIATLVSGIAGGGTPGQAPGSVAGPGLVKDSPLLLQQISAMRLHISQLQHENSILKGAQMKASLAALPPLHVAKLSPHEGPDSELTAGALYRKTSQLLETLNQLSTHTHVVDITRTSPAAKSPSAQLLEQVAQLKSLSDTIEKLKDEVLKETVSQRPGATVPTDFATFPSSAFLRAKEEQQDDTVYMGKVTFSCAAGLGQRHRLVLTQEQLHQLHGRLIS, encoded by the exons ACGCCCAGTGGCAGCAGAATGAGTGCCGAGGCAAGCGCCCGACCTTTGCGAGTGGGCTCCCGTGTAGAGGTGATTGGAAAAGGCCATCGAGGCACTGTGGCCTATGTTGGAGCCACACTCTTTGCCACTGGCAAATGGGTAGGCGTGATCCTGGATGAAGCAAAGGGCAAGAATGATGGAACTGTCCAAGGCAGGAAGTACTTCACTTGTGATGAAGGGCATGGTATCTTTGTGCGCCAATCCCAG ATCCAGGTATTTGAAGATGGAGCAGATACTACTTCCCCAGAGACACCTGATTCTTCTGCCTCAAAGGTCCTCAAAAGAG AGGGAACTGACTCAGCTGCGAAGACCAGCAAACTG CGGGGACTGAAGCCTAAGAAG GCACCGACAGCCCGAAAG ACCACAACTCGGCGGCCcaag CCCACCCGCCCAGCCAGTACTGGGGTGGCTGGGGCCAGTAGCTCTCTGGGCCCCTCTGGCTCAGCATCAGCAGGTGAGCTGAGCAGCAGTGAGCCCAGCACCCCAGCTCAGACTCCCCTGGCAGCACCCATCATCCCCACACCGGCTCTCACCTCTCCTGGAGCAGCACCCCCATTGCCTTCCCCCTCCAAG gaggaggaggggctgagggcccAGGTACGGGATCTGGAGGAGAAACTGGAGACCCTGCGGttgaaacgggcagaagacaagGCAAAGCTAAAAGAGCTGGAGAAACACAAGATCCAGCTGGAGCAGGTGCAGGAATGGAAGAGCAAAATGCAGGAGCAGCAGGCGGACCTGCAACGACGCCTCAAGGAGGCGCGGAAG GAAGCCAAAGAGGCACTGGAGGCGAAGGAACGTTACATGGAGGAGATGGCTGACACTGCTGATGCCATCGAGATGGCCACTCTGGACAAGGAGATGGCTGAAGAGCGGGCTGAGTCCCTGCAGCAGGAGGTGGAGGCATTGAAAGAACGTGTGGATGAGCTCACCACTGACTTAGAGATCCTCAAGGCTGAGATTGAAGAGAAGG GCTCAGATGGGGCAGCGTCCAGTTATCAGCTCAAGCAGCTCGAGGAGCAGAATGCCCGCCTAAAGGATGCCCTGGTGAG GATGCGGGATCTTTCTTCCTCGGAGAAGCAGGAGCATGTGAAACTCCAGAAGCTCATGGAAAAGAAGAACCAAGAGCTGGAAGTTGTGAGGCAACAGCGGGAGCGTCTGCAGGAAGAGCTGAGCCAGGCGGAGAGCACCATCGATGAGCTCAAGGAGCAG GTGGATGCTGCTCTGGGTGCTGAGGAGATGGTGGAGATGCTAACAGACCGGAACTTGAATCTAGAAGAGAAAGTGCGAGAGTTGAGAGAGACCGTGGGGGACTTG GAAGCGATGAATGAGATGAACGATGAGCTGCAGGAGAATGCGCGCGAGACAGAACTGGAGCTGCGGGAGCAGCTGGACATGGCGGGCGCGAGGGTTCGGGAGGCCCAGAAGCGTGTAGAAGCAGCCCAGGAGACTGTTGCAGACTATCAGCAAACCATCAAGAAGTACCGCCAGCTGACCGCCCACCTTCAG gATGTGAATCGGGAACTGACAAACCAGCAAGAAGCATCTGTGGAGAGGCAGCAGCAGCCACCCCCGGAGACTTTTGACTTTAAAATCAAGTTTGCTGAGACTAAGGCTCATGCCAAG GCAATTGAGATGGAATTGAGGCAGATGGAGGTGGCCCAGGCCAACCGTCACATGTCCCTGCTTACAGCCTTCATGCCAGACAGCTTCCTTCGGCCAGGTGGGGACCATGACTGTGTCCTGGTGCTGCTGCTCATGCCTCGTCTCATTTGCAAG GCAGAGCTGATCCGGAAGCAGGCCCAGGAGAAGTTTGAACTAAGCGAAAACTGTTCAGAGAGGCCTGGGCTCCGAGGAGCTGCAGGGGAGCAGCTCAGCTTTGCTGCCGGGCTGGTGTACTCACTGAGTCTATTGCAGGCCACACTCCACCGCTATGAGCA CGCCCTCTCTCAGTGCAATGTGGACGTGTATAAGAAGGTTGGCAGCCTCTACCCTGAGATGAGTGCCCACGAGCGCTCCTTGGATTTCCTCATTGAGCTGCTACACAAGGATCAGCTGGATGAGACTGTCAACGTAGAGCCTCTCACTAAGGCCATCAAGTACTACCAG CATCTGTACAGTATCCATCTTGCTGAACAGCCCGAGGACAGTACCATGCAGCTGGCTGACCACATTAAG TTCACCCAGAGTGCCCTTGACTGCATGAGCGTAGAGGTGGGACGGCTGCGTGCCTTCTTGCAG GGTGGACAGGAGGCTTCAGATATTGCCCTCCTGCTCCGGGACCTGGAAACATCATGTAGTGACATCCGCCAGTTCTGCAAGAAGATCCGAAGGCGAATGCCAGGGACAGATGCTCCTGGGATCCCAGCTGCACTGGCCTTTGGACCACAG GTGTCCGACACACTCCTAGACTGCAGGAAACACTTGACGTGGGTGGTGGCTGTGCTGCAGGAGGTGGCAGCTGCTGCCGCCCAGCTCATTGCCCCACTGGCAGAGAACGAGGGACTGCCTGTGGCTGCCCTGGAGGAGCTGGCTTTCAAAGCAAGCGAGCAG ATCTACGGGACCCCCTCCAGCAGCCCCTATGAGTGTCTGCGCCAGTCGAGCAACATCCTCATCAGTACCATGAACAAACTGGCCACGGCCATGCAGGAGGGAGAGTATGATGCAGAGCGGCCCCCCAGCAAG CCTCCCCCAGTTGAGCTGCGGGCTGCAGCCCTTCGTGCAGAGATCACTGATGCTGAAGGCCTGGGCTTGAAGCTTGAAGATAGAGAGACAGTTATCAAGGAGTTGAAGAAGTCACTCAAAATCAAG GGGGAGGAACTAAGTGAGGCCAACGTGCGGCTAAGCCTCTTGGAGAAGAAGCTGGACAGTGCTGCCAAGGATGCAGATGAGCGCATCGAGAAAGTCCAGACTCGCCTGGAGGAGACCCAGGCACTGCTGCGGAAGAAGGAGAA AGAGTTTGAGGAGACGATGGATGCACTCCAGGCTGACATTGACCAGCTAGAGGCAGAGAAGGCAGAGCTAAAGCAGCGGCTGAACAGCCAGTCGAAGCGCACGATTGAGGGGCTCCGGGGGCCCCCTCCCTCGGGTATTGCTACCCTGGTCTCTGGCATTGCTGGTG GAGGCACCCCCGGGCAGGCACCAGGGTCTGTTGCAGGCCCTGGGCTGGTGAAGGATTCACCCCTGCTGCTGCAGCAGATCTCTGCCATGAGGCTGCATATCTCCCAGCTACAGCATGAGAATAGCATCCTCAAG GGAGCCCAGATGAAGGCGTCCTTAGCAGCCCTGCCCCCCCTGCATGTGGCAAAGCTCTCACCCCACGAGGGCCCTGATAGTGAGCTAACAGCTGGAGCGCTGTATCGTAAGACCAGCCAGCTGTTGGAGACGTTGAATCAACTGAGCACGCACACCCACGTAGTAGATATCACTCGTACCAGCCCTG CTGCCAAGAGCCCGTCGGCCCAGCTCCTGGAGCAGGTGGCTCAGCTCAAGTCCTTAAGTGACACCATCGAGAAACTCAAG GATGAGGTCCTTAAGGAGACCGTATCTCAGCGCCCTGGAGCCACGGTCCCCACTGACTTTGCCACTTTCCCTTCATCAGCCTTCCTCAGG GCCAAGGAGGAGCAGCAGGACGACACTGTCTACATGGGCAAAGTGACCTTCTCGTGCGCAGCTGGCCTTGGACAGCGACACCGGCTGGTGCTGACCCAGGAGCAGCTGCACCAGCTTCATGGTCGCCTCATCTCCTAA
- the DCTN1 gene encoding dynactin subunit 1 isoform X8, whose translation MMRQAPTARKTTTRRPKPTRPASTGVAGASSSLGPSGSASAGELSSSEPSTPAQTPLAAPIIPTPALTSPGAAPPLPSPSKEEEGLRAQVRDLEEKLETLRLKRAEDKAKLKELEKHKIQLEQVQEWKSKMQEQQADLQRRLKEARKEAKEALEAKERYMEEMADTADAIEMATLDKEMAEERAESLQQEVEALKERVDELTTDLEILKAEIEEKGSDGAASSYQLKQLEEQNARLKDALVRMRDLSSSEKQEHVKLQKLMEKKNQELEVVRQQRERLQEELSQAESTIDELKEQVDAALGAEEMVEMLTDRNLNLEEKVRELRETVGDLEAMNEMNDELQENARETELELREQLDMAGARVREAQKRVEAAQETVADYQQTIKKYRQLTAHLQDVNRELTNQQEASVERQQQPPPETFDFKIKFAETKAHAKAIEMELRQMEVAQANRHMSLLTAFMPDSFLRPGGDHDCVLVLLLMPRLICKAELIRKQAQEKFELSENCSERPGLRGAAGEQLSFAAGLVYSLSLLQATLHRYEHALSQCNVDVYKKVGSLYPEMSAHERSLDFLIELLHKDQLDETVNVEPLTKAIKYYQHLYSIHLAEQPEDSTMQLADHIKFTQSALDCMSVEVGRLRAFLQGGQEASDIALLLRDLETSCSDIRQFCKKIRRRMPGTDAPGIPAALAFGPQVSDTLLDCRKHLTWVVAVLQEVAAAAAQLIAPLAENEGLPVAALEELAFKASEQIYGTPSSSPYECLRQSSNILISTMNKLATAMQEGEYDAERPPSKPPPVELRAAALRAEITDAEGLGLKLEDRETVIKELKKSLKIKGEELSEANVRLSLLEKKLDSAAKDADERIEKVQTRLEETQALLRKKEKEFEETMDALQADIDQLEAEKAELKQRLNSQSKRTIEGLRGPPPSGIATLVSGIAGGGTPGQAPGSVAGPGLVKDSPLLLQQISAMRLHISQLQHENSILKGAQMKASLAALPPLHVAKLSPHEGPDSELTAGALYRKTSQLLETLNQLSTHTHVVDITRTSPAAKSPSAQLLEQVAQLKSLSDTIEKLKDEVLKETVSQRPGATVPTDFATFPSSAFLRAKEEQQDDTVYMGKVTFSCAAGLGQRHRLVLTQEQLHQLHGRLIS comes from the exons aTGATGAGACAGGCACCGACAGCCCGAAAG ACCACAACTCGGCGGCCcaag CCCACCCGCCCAGCCAGTACTGGGGTGGCTGGGGCCAGTAGCTCTCTGGGCCCCTCTGGCTCAGCATCAGCAGGTGAGCTGAGCAGCAGTGAGCCCAGCACCCCAGCTCAGACTCCCCTGGCAGCACCCATCATCCCCACACCGGCTCTCACCTCTCCTGGAGCAGCACCCCCATTGCCTTCCCCCTCCAAG gaggaggaggggctgagggcccAGGTACGGGATCTGGAGGAGAAACTGGAGACCCTGCGGttgaaacgggcagaagacaagGCAAAGCTAAAAGAGCTGGAGAAACACAAGATCCAGCTGGAGCAGGTGCAGGAATGGAAGAGCAAAATGCAGGAGCAGCAGGCGGACCTGCAACGACGCCTCAAGGAGGCGCGGAAG GAAGCCAAAGAGGCACTGGAGGCGAAGGAACGTTACATGGAGGAGATGGCTGACACTGCTGATGCCATCGAGATGGCCACTCTGGACAAGGAGATGGCTGAAGAGCGGGCTGAGTCCCTGCAGCAGGAGGTGGAGGCATTGAAAGAACGTGTGGATGAGCTCACCACTGACTTAGAGATCCTCAAGGCTGAGATTGAAGAGAAGG GCTCAGATGGGGCAGCGTCCAGTTATCAGCTCAAGCAGCTCGAGGAGCAGAATGCCCGCCTAAAGGATGCCCTGGTGAG GATGCGGGATCTTTCTTCCTCGGAGAAGCAGGAGCATGTGAAACTCCAGAAGCTCATGGAAAAGAAGAACCAAGAGCTGGAAGTTGTGAGGCAACAGCGGGAGCGTCTGCAGGAAGAGCTGAGCCAGGCGGAGAGCACCATCGATGAGCTCAAGGAGCAG GTGGATGCTGCTCTGGGTGCTGAGGAGATGGTGGAGATGCTAACAGACCGGAACTTGAATCTAGAAGAGAAAGTGCGAGAGTTGAGAGAGACCGTGGGGGACTTG GAAGCGATGAATGAGATGAACGATGAGCTGCAGGAGAATGCGCGCGAGACAGAACTGGAGCTGCGGGAGCAGCTGGACATGGCGGGCGCGAGGGTTCGGGAGGCCCAGAAGCGTGTAGAAGCAGCCCAGGAGACTGTTGCAGACTATCAGCAAACCATCAAGAAGTACCGCCAGCTGACCGCCCACCTTCAG gATGTGAATCGGGAACTGACAAACCAGCAAGAAGCATCTGTGGAGAGGCAGCAGCAGCCACCCCCGGAGACTTTTGACTTTAAAATCAAGTTTGCTGAGACTAAGGCTCATGCCAAG GCAATTGAGATGGAATTGAGGCAGATGGAGGTGGCCCAGGCCAACCGTCACATGTCCCTGCTTACAGCCTTCATGCCAGACAGCTTCCTTCGGCCAGGTGGGGACCATGACTGTGTCCTGGTGCTGCTGCTCATGCCTCGTCTCATTTGCAAG GCAGAGCTGATCCGGAAGCAGGCCCAGGAGAAGTTTGAACTAAGCGAAAACTGTTCAGAGAGGCCTGGGCTCCGAGGAGCTGCAGGGGAGCAGCTCAGCTTTGCTGCCGGGCTGGTGTACTCACTGAGTCTATTGCAGGCCACACTCCACCGCTATGAGCA CGCCCTCTCTCAGTGCAATGTGGACGTGTATAAGAAGGTTGGCAGCCTCTACCCTGAGATGAGTGCCCACGAGCGCTCCTTGGATTTCCTCATTGAGCTGCTACACAAGGATCAGCTGGATGAGACTGTCAACGTAGAGCCTCTCACTAAGGCCATCAAGTACTACCAG CATCTGTACAGTATCCATCTTGCTGAACAGCCCGAGGACAGTACCATGCAGCTGGCTGACCACATTAAG TTCACCCAGAGTGCCCTTGACTGCATGAGCGTAGAGGTGGGACGGCTGCGTGCCTTCTTGCAG GGTGGACAGGAGGCTTCAGATATTGCCCTCCTGCTCCGGGACCTGGAAACATCATGTAGTGACATCCGCCAGTTCTGCAAGAAGATCCGAAGGCGAATGCCAGGGACAGATGCTCCTGGGATCCCAGCTGCACTGGCCTTTGGACCACAG GTGTCCGACACACTCCTAGACTGCAGGAAACACTTGACGTGGGTGGTGGCTGTGCTGCAGGAGGTGGCAGCTGCTGCCGCCCAGCTCATTGCCCCACTGGCAGAGAACGAGGGACTGCCTGTGGCTGCCCTGGAGGAGCTGGCTTTCAAAGCAAGCGAGCAG ATCTACGGGACCCCCTCCAGCAGCCCCTATGAGTGTCTGCGCCAGTCGAGCAACATCCTCATCAGTACCATGAACAAACTGGCCACGGCCATGCAGGAGGGAGAGTATGATGCAGAGCGGCCCCCCAGCAAG CCTCCCCCAGTTGAGCTGCGGGCTGCAGCCCTTCGTGCAGAGATCACTGATGCTGAAGGCCTGGGCTTGAAGCTTGAAGATAGAGAGACAGTTATCAAGGAGTTGAAGAAGTCACTCAAAATCAAG GGGGAGGAACTAAGTGAGGCCAACGTGCGGCTAAGCCTCTTGGAGAAGAAGCTGGACAGTGCTGCCAAGGATGCAGATGAGCGCATCGAGAAAGTCCAGACTCGCCTGGAGGAGACCCAGGCACTGCTGCGGAAGAAGGAGAA AGAGTTTGAGGAGACGATGGATGCACTCCAGGCTGACATTGACCAGCTAGAGGCAGAGAAGGCAGAGCTAAAGCAGCGGCTGAACAGCCAGTCGAAGCGCACGATTGAGGGGCTCCGGGGGCCCCCTCCCTCGGGTATTGCTACCCTGGTCTCTGGCATTGCTGGTG GAGGCACCCCCGGGCAGGCACCAGGGTCTGTTGCAGGCCCTGGGCTGGTGAAGGATTCACCCCTGCTGCTGCAGCAGATCTCTGCCATGAGGCTGCATATCTCCCAGCTACAGCATGAGAATAGCATCCTCAAG GGAGCCCAGATGAAGGCGTCCTTAGCAGCCCTGCCCCCCCTGCATGTGGCAAAGCTCTCACCCCACGAGGGCCCTGATAGTGAGCTAACAGCTGGAGCGCTGTATCGTAAGACCAGCCAGCTGTTGGAGACGTTGAATCAACTGAGCACGCACACCCACGTAGTAGATATCACTCGTACCAGCCCTG CTGCCAAGAGCCCGTCGGCCCAGCTCCTGGAGCAGGTGGCTCAGCTCAAGTCCTTAAGTGACACCATCGAGAAACTCAAG GATGAGGTCCTTAAGGAGACCGTATCTCAGCGCCCTGGAGCCACGGTCCCCACTGACTTTGCCACTTTCCCTTCATCAGCCTTCCTCAGG GCCAAGGAGGAGCAGCAGGACGACACTGTCTACATGGGCAAAGTGACCTTCTCGTGCGCAGCTGGCCTTGGACAGCGACACCGGCTGGTGCTGACCCAGGAGCAGCTGCACCAGCTTCATGGTCGCCTCATCTCCTAA